The following are encoded together in the Balaenoptera acutorostrata chromosome 9, mBalAcu1.1, whole genome shotgun sequence genome:
- the LOC103014440 gene encoding olfactory receptor 481-like: MELGNHTMVTEFIILGLTENPTLCSIFFVVFLGIYVATMLGNISIIMLIQRSPQLHTPMYLFLSHLVSVDLGYSSSVTPIMIVSFLKERTTIPVTGCIAQLGFDVIFGTAEGFLLAAMAYDRYVAICFPLLYSTHMSPRVCIILLIASYLGGYVNASSFIGCLLSLTFCGPNKINHFFCDLPPLVELSCTHVYVAEISSAISAGSIIVITLFTKIVSYLYILHSILKMHSTEGRHKSFSTCTSHLTVVTLFYGTVTFAYIIPKLSHSPEHIKVVSVFYTVVILMLNPLIYSLRNKEVKEAMRKLIARIHQSF, from the coding sequence ATGGAGCTTGGAAACCACACAATGGTGACAGAATTCATTattttggggttaacagagaatCCTACACTTTGTTccatcttctttgtggtttttctAGGCATCTATGTTGCTACCATGTTGGGCAATATCAGCATAATCATGTTAATCCAAAGAAGCCCTCAGCTTCACACCCCAATGTATCTTTTCCTCAGCCATTTGGTCTCTGTGGACCTTGGGTACTCCTCATCAGTCACACCTATTATGATTGTGAGTTTCCTAAAAGAAAGAACTACTATCCCTGTCACCGGCTGCATAGCTCAGCTTGGCTTTGATGTTATCTTTGGAACAGCTGAGGGCTTCCTGTTGGCTGCCATGGCCTATGATCGTTATGTGGCCATCTGCTTCCCACTTCTCTACTCTACACACATGTCTCCCAGGGTCTGCATCATCTTACTGATTGCTTCCTATCTGGGAGGATATGTGAATGCTTCATCATTTATCGGATGTTTATTGAGTCTGACTTTCTGTGGACCAAATAAAATCAACCATTTCTTCTGTGACCTGCCACCACTAGTGGAGCTTTCTTGTACCCATGTTTATGTTGCTGAAATATCTTCTGCCATCTCAGCTGGGTCAATCATTGTAATCACACTGTTTACCAAAATAGTTTCATATCTGTACATCCTCCACTCAATCCTGAAGATGCACTCTACAGAGGGAAGGCACAAGTCCTTCTCTACTTGCACTTCCCACCTCACTGTAGTTACTTTGTTTTATGGGACAGTCACATTTGCTTACATCATACCGAAGTTGAGCCACTCACCTGAACATATTAAAGTGGTGTCTGTCTTCTACACAGTGGTGATCCTCATGTTGAACCCTCTGATCTACAGTCTGAGGAACAAAGAGGTGAAAGAGGCCATGAGAAAACTGATAGCTAGAATACATCAGTCATTTTGA